The DNA window CAAGCGAAGACACCGCCCTTACGTGGTTATTTCCCGTACTTGTAATCATTTGTATCCTCCGTGGCATCAGGATTCACAGCTTTAAAACAGGCCGGACTCTGTTTTATTATCCTATTATGCCTCAATCTGCTCCAGTTCATCCAGCCAGAGCCTGCTGCTGGCATCACTCGGCATCCTCAGATCACCTCTCGGTGAAACTGCGGCGGAACCCACCTTCGGGCCGTCCGGGAGGCAGGAGCGTTTAAACTGCTGGTTAAAGAATCTGCGGTAAAATACCTTCAGCCATTTTAAAATCGTTTCTTTATCATATGTCCCGTCAAACGCCTTAAGAGCCAGACGGTAAATTTTTCCGGGATGATATCCGTAACGCAGAATATAGTACAGATAGAAATCATGAAGCTCGTACGGCCCCACCAGATCTTCCGTCTTCTGGGCTATCTCCCCGTCCTTCTGGGGAGGCAGAAGTTCCGGGCTGACCGGGGTGTCAAGCACATCCAGCAACACGTCCCCAAGCTCCTTTTCCCCGCAGGTATCAGCATAATAGCGCACCAGATGACGAACCAGCGTTTTGGGAACGGAACTGTTCACACCGTACATGGACATGTGGTCACCATTGTAGGTTGCCCAGCCGAGAGCCAGCTCCGACATATCACCGGTTCCGATTACCATGCCGTTATACTGGTTTGCCAGATCCATCAGCACCTGGGTGCGTTCCCTGGCCTGGGAATTTTCATAGGTCACATCGTGCACCGAACCGTCATGGCCGATATCTCTGAAATGAGTGGTCACGGCTTCCTTAATATCCACTTCCAGCAGCGTAGCGCCCAGTTTTTTCGTCAGGCAGCAGGCATTATTGTAGGTTCTGTCCGTCGTGCCAAAGCACGGCATCGTGACCGAGATGATATTTTCCCTCGGAAGACCCAGCAGATCAAAGGCCCTGGCCGTGACAAGCAGTGCAAGCGTGGAATCCAGACCGCCGGAGATGCCAATTACGGCGCACTTACAGTTAGTATGTTTCAGACGTTTTTTCAGCCCCATTGCCTGGATGGAGAGAATTTCCTCACACCGTTTGTTCCTGCTTTCCTCACCATGAGGCACAAATGGCGACGGATCAATCTCGCGCTCCGTTTCACGATCGTCTTCCTGTAAATTAAAGTCAATAAAAACGTAATTCTCACGCCCCTCCGTCTGATAAGTCGTCATCCTGCGGCGTTCGCACTCCAGGCGTTCCAGATCGAGGTCGGCGTAAATCGTTTCATTCTCAAAACGGCGTGATTCGGCCAGCATTGTGCCGTTTTCCGCAATAATATTCTGTCCTCCGAAAACGAGATCCTGGGTGGATTCACCCTCGCCCGCGTTAGCATATACATAGCCGCAGAGGAGCCTTGCCGACTGGCCTGAAATGAGGCTTCTCCTGTAATCACTCTTCCCCGTCGTCTCATCGCTGGCGGAGCAGTTGACAATCACCGTGGCTCCTGCAGCCGCATGGGCAATGCTCGGCGGATTCAAAACCCAGACATCCTCACAAATCTCGGCTCCAATCACCAGATTTTCCACATTCGTACAGTTAAATAAGATCCTGCTTCCCATGACGACATAGCCGTCTTTCCAGGGAACCGCTACCGGCTTTACAAATCCCGGGTTAAAATAGCGCATCTCATAAAATTCCGAATAATTCGGCAGAGACATCTTCGTGACAAAGCCTAAGAGCTCTCCATCCTGGATGGCAGCCGCCGTATTATAAAGCTTATTATTATATTCCCAGGGAACGCCTACAAAAACGAGCATATCGCTTCCTGCCGTAAAATCCACCAGCTTTTCAAGCTCTGCCTTCGCCTTTGAGAGCAGCGGTTTCTGGTTAAACAACTCCCCGCAGGTATAACCGGTCAGCACCAGCTCAGGAAACACCATAATCTTGGCTCCCCGCTCTCTGCCCTCTTCAATCCTGGCACAAATCTGCTCTCTGTTAAATTCTACATCCGCTACCTTCACTTCCGGTGTTGACGCCGCAACACGGATAAATCCGTCTTTCATATCGCTTATCTCCTTTGCAGGTTCCGATCAATTTTTCTATATTATTTGAAGCATAAACATTCTTTATTCTAAATAAATTGGCAGTAAATGTCAAATTTCTTTTGAGATTCGGACATTTCGCTGGGGGATTATTTTAATGGGGTGGGGGTGAGTCTTCAGTCCCGGGCGGAAGGTTGTCGCGGGTGGGGAATCCGGGCAGAAAAAGTTCCTGCGGGAAACGCTTGCGCTCTTTGGAGTACATAGCGGACACTAACCTCGTGAAAAACCTCGGTAAGTGCCGATGAACTCCCAGGTTCCCTCCGGAATCTTTTTGGTTACTGTTCACTCCGTGCCCAGCAATACGCTTCGCGATGCACAGAAACGGTAAAAACCACCGTTTCGCGCCGCAGCCCTCGGGTTTTCTGTGACTTACGCTACGCTGCACTCACAAAAAACACCTCGCGGAATACAACCTGTTCACAGTAACATACTCTTTCCATTTCTCCCCATATTGCCGGGACTGAAGACGCGAAGGGTGTCGCTATTCCGTAAAATAGCCTGCGGCGCTGATTTGTTCCGACACTTCAAAGGGGGACGCTATTGTCGCAGCCACTACTTTCCCTCACTTGATGAAAGAGACAATCAGCCTCTGACGATGACGGCCGGGGCGGCTGCCTTCCCGGTCTTCAGGCCCGCCGATAACCTCCCTGGGGAAGGAGGGAGAAAACTTTCCGAAGGGGACATTGGAATCCGCCGGTGCTTGCTGAGGTTTCTCACGAAGCTAGCATCCGCTGTGCATTCCACAAGCGGGAGCGGGTCCCCGTAGGAATTTTTTCTCCCGGATTCCCCCCACGACTCCCATCCAGCCGGGACTGAAGACTCATAAACAACCTTCCACTCCCCCGGCCTTCATCTTCCAGAAGCGTCCTCGCCCCTCAACTAACTTCCCCCTTATTTTCCCCCGGCAGCATCCATTTTCCCCATTTCATATACATAATATCCATCAGGATCGTTGTCACCCAGGTC is part of the [Clostridium] symbiosum genome and encodes:
- a CDS encoding NAD(+) synthase, with the protein product MKDGFIRVAASTPEVKVADVEFNREQICARIEEGRERGAKIMVFPELVLTGYTCGELFNQKPLLSKAKAELEKLVDFTAGSDMLVFVGVPWEYNNKLYNTAAAIQDGELLGFVTKMSLPNYSEFYEMRYFNPGFVKPVAVPWKDGYVVMGSRILFNCTNVENLVIGAEICEDVWVLNPPSIAHAAAGATVIVNCSASDETTGKSDYRRSLISGQSARLLCGYVYANAGEGESTQDLVFGGQNIIAENGTMLAESRRFENETIYADLDLERLECERRRMTTYQTEGRENYVFIDFNLQEDDRETEREIDPSPFVPHGEESRNKRCEEILSIQAMGLKKRLKHTNCKCAVIGISGGLDSTLALLVTARAFDLLGLPRENIISVTMPCFGTTDRTYNNACCLTKKLGATLLEVDIKEAVTTHFRDIGHDGSVHDVTYENSQARERTQVLMDLANQYNGMVIGTGDMSELALGWATYNGDHMSMYGVNSSVPKTLVRHLVRYYADTCGEKELGDVLLDVLDTPVSPELLPPQKDGEIAQKTEDLVGPYELHDFYLYYILRYGYHPGKIYRLALKAFDGTYDKETILKWLKVFYRRFFNQQFKRSCLPDGPKVGSAAVSPRGDLRMPSDASSRLWLDELEQIEA